The following coding sequences are from one Candidatus Binataceae bacterium window:
- a CDS encoding DEAD/DEAH box helicase, giving the protein MSSDISQLIPDAMPVFFRRRRPWPMQSAIISELVRGRDALLCAPTASGKTEAAIAGLYQRHVSFRRPSLSVVWVAPTRALVNDIYARLSEHVAERAPDVIRRYTGDRHEIGKVESCFALVATPEALDSLQLTRPELLARIRAVVIDEAHLLHGTARGQQLRHVIGRIRARSRIPSDERDRFQQIAMTATLRHASLVRDAWLAREAKIFEFQGTRQIQFECLTIDGSNKSPRAQREADAIARWLSETGTRKVLIFGNSRNRTHSLALALHDRLSGSRWPLYLHIGILSRAQRETVEASMKAKAYGVCVATSTLEVGIDIGDIDAVLLADVPTSVNSFLQRVGRGNRRSETCHVLGLDSEPGSAELYAALLDCARNGELDDWHDYDRAAVRFQQVLSMAWMAARSGIRLTPRKIEMLCGNGDHEAVIRDMLSVGHLRNIRGTLIPSDALMDEGDARRIHSVIAADRNTRVVDVKTGEEVALAGDTLEEGAVFFAGTKMQRVVGREGSGVYVTGVSSEKEPLAVLPSARGGFGGPSRNLMWAVARRRGYDPKKWIRKDRKLLTWGGTTFNLLIASVLEENSIARNVASDEYAIHLDIALTPEKVEALLRESQARNALPLSIARKFHEPTRYFRRLSSDVQAAELRASVPYQSAMRWLRECRSADTEPV; this is encoded by the coding sequence ATGAGCTCTGACATCAGCCAATTGATCCCAGATGCCATGCCTGTGTTCTTCAGGCGGCGTCGCCCTTGGCCGATGCAGTCGGCGATCATATCTGAGTTAGTCCGCGGGAGGGACGCACTGCTATGCGCGCCAACCGCCTCGGGTAAAACGGAGGCCGCAATAGCCGGGTTATACCAGAGGCACGTATCGTTTCGTCGTCCGTCGCTGTCGGTGGTCTGGGTAGCGCCCACGCGCGCGCTCGTCAACGACATCTATGCGCGGCTGAGCGAGCATGTCGCAGAGCGTGCTCCTGACGTCATCCGAAGATACACGGGCGATCGACACGAGATCGGTAAGGTGGAGTCCTGTTTCGCTCTCGTTGCAACACCAGAAGCGCTCGATTCTTTGCAGCTGACGCGGCCAGAACTGCTTGCCAGAATCCGCGCTGTGGTTATTGATGAAGCTCACCTGTTGCATGGCACCGCCCGTGGTCAACAGTTACGGCACGTAATAGGCCGAATTCGAGCAAGAAGTCGCATACCGTCGGATGAGCGTGATCGCTTCCAGCAGATCGCGATGACCGCGACGTTGCGACATGCGTCGTTGGTCAGAGACGCTTGGCTGGCACGAGAAGCGAAAATTTTTGAGTTTCAAGGGACACGGCAAATCCAATTCGAATGTTTGACAATCGATGGAAGCAACAAGAGTCCCCGCGCTCAAAGGGAAGCCGACGCGATCGCCCGATGGTTAAGCGAGACAGGGACTCGGAAGGTACTGATTTTCGGCAATAGTCGAAATCGCACGCACAGTCTCGCGCTGGCGCTTCATGACCGTCTCTCCGGCAGTAGGTGGCCGCTGTATCTGCACATCGGAATACTCTCGCGGGCGCAACGCGAGACGGTCGAAGCGAGCATGAAGGCCAAAGCATATGGCGTCTGTGTCGCTACCTCTACTCTGGAGGTAGGGATTGATATCGGCGATATAGACGCGGTCTTGCTTGCAGATGTCCCCACGTCGGTGAACTCATTCCTGCAAAGAGTTGGCCGTGGTAATCGTCGTTCGGAGACCTGTCACGTCCTCGGGCTGGATTCTGAACCAGGCTCCGCCGAACTCTACGCGGCACTTTTGGACTGTGCTCGGAATGGCGAACTGGACGATTGGCATGACTATGATCGAGCCGCAGTCAGATTCCAGCAGGTTCTCAGCATGGCGTGGATGGCAGCTAGATCCGGAATCAGACTCACCCCGAGAAAGATCGAGATGCTCTGCGGGAATGGGGATCATGAAGCCGTCATACGCGATATGTTGTCAGTCGGTCATTTGCGAAATATCCGCGGCACATTAATACCGTCGGACGCTCTGATGGACGAAGGTGATGCGCGCCGTATTCATTCTGTAATTGCGGCCGACCGGAACACGCGCGTGGTGGACGTCAAGACTGGCGAGGAAGTCGCATTGGCGGGCGACACGCTCGAAGAGGGCGCGGTGTTCTTTGCGGGAACGAAGATGCAGCGGGTAGTTGGACGAGAGGGAAGCGGAGTATACGTCACCGGTGTTAGTAGTGAAAAAGAGCCTCTGGCGGTGCTACCTTCCGCTCGCGGCGGATTCGGTGGCCCCTCGCGAAACTTGATGTGGGCAGTTGCGAGACGGCGAGGCTATGATCCGAAGAAATGGATTCGGAAGGATAGGAAGCTTCTTACTTGGGGCGGCACAACGTTCAATCTCTTGATTGCATCAGTACTTGAGGAAAATAGCATCGCTAGGAACGTCGCATCTGACGAGTACGCTATTCACTTAGACATAGCGCTAACACCGGAGAAGGTCGAAGCATTGCTGCGTGAGAGTCAAGCTCGAAACGCGTTGCCGTTGTCGATCGCTCGCAAGTTCCATGAACCGACGAGATATTTTCGACGGTTAAGCAGCGATGTCCAGGCGGCGGAGTTGCGCGCATCAGTGCCGTATCAGTCCGCCATGAGGTGGCTCCGAGAATGTCGGTCGGCTGACACCGAACCCGTGTAA
- a CDS encoding BREX system ATP-binding domain-containing protein has protein sequence MEDFAEGDPVEHPEYGYGRIASVLGRQAVVDFNGAAITVSTDQLIRRGVERAKVVSHQASSPSLRIPFRRAFEAVNLGVVPPDGAALEELTIEGAATTSAIRSWLARANSDGLCKAAFGYYGAGKSHFLHLAKLTALDSGWAVAYLEFDPKAADPAKPHLVYQALMSNLELPQRAGGRGAEGFLGFIREVREHWERVRDLRLFRASPWFSRAFEVLQYYPHGEDPDYLNACAWLAGDSGALGAIRKLARDQGLRPALVPMMPRIRETAEIYCMHLSVVAEVCRVLGYGGLLLILDEAEHVRNYNVRRQDRANNFFDILARCAHRPRPDDPQPVLNDHGLSLPDFWRKGPHFGLLVGLTQGDTFSDPNMSLREACAFLFSEDDKIDLQPPKPSEYERWALALFEKFYSFYPERSELLSEAGNRNVLAVTLREEFERQPPAERSLRIWVKLACLVPSILMVRKVRDLSELVEVTRRAAVEATRGALPWEDEL, from the coding sequence ATGGAAGATTTCGCAGAAGGCGACCCGGTCGAGCATCCTGAATATGGTTACGGACGCATCGCATCGGTTCTCGGTAGGCAAGCCGTTGTGGACTTCAACGGAGCAGCGATCACCGTTTCGACAGATCAGTTGATCCGAAGGGGCGTCGAACGCGCGAAGGTGGTTTCACATCAGGCGAGCTCGCCAAGCCTTCGAATCCCCTTCCGGAGAGCGTTTGAGGCGGTGAACCTCGGTGTGGTACCGCCGGACGGAGCTGCTCTAGAAGAGCTGACTATCGAGGGAGCAGCCACTACCTCGGCAATCCGGAGTTGGCTCGCCAGGGCGAATAGCGACGGCCTGTGCAAAGCGGCATTTGGCTACTACGGTGCAGGAAAGTCTCACTTCCTTCATCTTGCGAAGCTAACCGCGCTCGACTCGGGTTGGGCGGTCGCGTACTTAGAATTTGACCCGAAAGCGGCGGACCCGGCTAAGCCTCACCTCGTATATCAAGCCTTAATGTCAAATCTCGAGCTTCCTCAACGCGCCGGTGGGCGCGGGGCGGAAGGATTCCTTGGATTCATCCGCGAAGTGAGGGAGCATTGGGAGCGAGTGCGGGATCTTCGGCTGTTCCGTGCATCACCATGGTTCTCCCGCGCGTTTGAGGTGCTTCAATACTATCCCCACGGAGAAGATCCGGATTACCTCAACGCGTGCGCGTGGCTAGCCGGTGACAGCGGAGCACTCGGCGCAATTCGCAAGTTAGCACGCGACCAGGGTCTAAGGCCCGCCTTGGTGCCGATGATGCCGCGAATCCGAGAGACGGCCGAAATCTACTGTATGCACCTGTCGGTCGTTGCAGAAGTCTGCAGGGTTCTCGGCTATGGTGGTTTGCTGCTTATTCTCGATGAGGCTGAACACGTACGAAACTACAACGTTCGTCGGCAGGACCGCGCTAACAACTTTTTCGACATATTGGCCCGCTGTGCGCATCGTCCGCGGCCCGATGATCCCCAGCCGGTCCTCAACGACCATGGATTATCGTTACCGGACTTTTGGCGGAAAGGCCCACACTTCGGCCTCCTGGTCGGACTGACCCAAGGCGACACGTTTTCAGATCCGAATATGTCGCTGCGAGAGGCGTGTGCGTTCCTGTTCAGCGAAGATGACAAAATTGATTTGCAACCCCCAAAACCTTCGGAGTATGAGAGATGGGCGCTAGCTCTGTTCGAGAAGTTTTATAGCTTTTATCCCGAACGTTCTGAGCTGCTTTCTGAAGCTGGGAACAGAAATGTCCTCGCTGTCACGCTGCGCGAGGAGTTTGAAAGGCAGCCGCCTGCGGAGAGATCGCTCAGAATCTGGGTAAAGCTGGCCTGTCTCGTGCCAAGCATCCTGATGGTGCGCAAGGTGCGTGACCTCTCAGAGTTAGTGGAGGTAACACGAAGGGCTGCCGTGGAGGCGACCAGAGGCGCGCTTCCGTGGGAAGATGAGCTCTGA
- a CDS encoding BREX system ATP-binding domain-containing protein — MVEATSQQAKNIRSQLLNAPVAPGFYSHLINVGTDDILDALERNYFHGELADGIGCFKFLEGDYGSGKTQFINSLARRAIDNDIVVAIVSIGQECPFNSPLAIFSAVMSSFAVPNVDATPGNPPKGIEILLRDWIRRKLAEMGIGQGAHVPEQARRQVERVFDELWLGAPDPQAAAGLRALGKRLVAAECGGSSSVADSELIAWVRGQPIRSKALKDAYGLHDPAKDENAFRRMRTVIGFLRQRMGYRGFLIAFDEGGRIISFRRGTVKQRQAIENMLTMINENAEGGFGGVMFLYAATPDFRSDTIRSYTALNDRIGSVPFLPGSPQTPLIVLERLQSDEMLMQLGSRLMDIFAKADGIGWREELQRANMQLLIHTEKVVETLLEVPPRLFVYHCCALLADQRQLERELTVQQMQEFVRTHKLPETDDEAQQPA; from the coding sequence ATGGTCGAAGCAACTTCACAGCAGGCGAAGAACATTCGGAGTCAATTACTAAACGCACCAGTAGCTCCCGGCTTTTACTCGCATCTCATTAACGTTGGGACAGACGATATATTGGACGCTCTTGAGCGAAATTACTTTCACGGCGAACTGGCGGACGGTATCGGCTGTTTCAAGTTCTTGGAAGGGGATTACGGAAGCGGGAAGACTCAGTTCATCAATAGTCTGGCTCGCCGCGCGATCGATAATGATATCGTCGTGGCCATCGTATCAATCGGACAAGAGTGTCCTTTCAATTCTCCATTGGCCATCTTCAGTGCCGTGATGTCCTCTTTCGCCGTTCCAAACGTTGACGCCACACCTGGGAATCCTCCCAAGGGGATCGAGATTCTCCTTCGAGACTGGATACGCCGAAAACTGGCTGAAATGGGAATCGGACAAGGCGCACACGTTCCGGAACAGGCTCGACGGCAAGTTGAGCGTGTGTTTGACGAGTTATGGCTGGGCGCGCCTGATCCTCAAGCAGCCGCCGGTCTTCGTGCCCTCGGCAAGCGGCTGGTCGCCGCGGAGTGTGGTGGGAGCTCGTCGGTGGCGGATAGCGAGTTGATCGCTTGGGTTAGGGGTCAACCCATCAGGTCCAAGGCGTTGAAGGACGCGTACGGACTGCACGACCCGGCTAAAGATGAGAACGCATTTAGGCGAATGAGGACGGTCATTGGCTTCCTGCGCCAAAGGATGGGATATCGCGGTTTTTTAATCGCGTTCGATGAAGGGGGTCGCATCATCTCGTTTAGGAGGGGCACGGTCAAGCAGCGTCAGGCGATCGAGAACATGCTAACGATGATCAATGAGAACGCTGAAGGTGGATTCGGGGGTGTTATGTTCCTCTACGCAGCGACCCCAGATTTCAGAAGCGACACCATCAGATCGTATACCGCTCTTAACGATCGCATCGGTTCGGTCCCGTTTTTACCAGGCAGCCCCCAAACGCCGCTGATTGTTCTTGAGCGCCTGCAGTCCGACGAGATGTTGATGCAATTGGGCTCACGCTTGATGGACATCTTCGCAAAAGCGGACGGTATTGGCTGGCGGGAGGAACTACAGAGGGCAAACATGCAACTCTTGATCCACACCGAGAAGGTTGTCGAAACATTACTGGAAGTCCCGCCACGCCTTTTTGTGTACCATTGTTGCGCCCTCCTAGCAGACCAACGACAGTTGGAAAGAGAGTTGACGGTGCAACAGATGCAGGAGTTCGTGCGAACTCACAAATTGCCAGAGACCGACGACGAAGCACAACAACCAGCATAG
- a CDS encoding transcriptional regulator, which produces MEIKPIRNDADHEAALREIERLWGAKEGTPEGDRLDVLATLVEAYEEKHFPMDAPDPIEAIKFRLEQQGLDHRALVGVIGGRSRVYEVMHRKRRLSLEMIRRLNQRFGIPVEVLIRPIRAQRRRRAA; this is translated from the coding sequence ATGGAGATTAAGCCGATTCGCAATGACGCCGACCACGAGGCGGCGCTGCGCGAGATCGAACGGCTATGGGGCGCGAAGGAAGGGACGCCGGAAGGGGATCGCCTGGATGTGCTGGCGACGCTGGTAGAGGCGTACGAAGAGAAGCATTTCCCGATGGACGCGCCTGATCCGATAGAGGCGATCAAGTTCCGACTCGAGCAGCAGGGACTAGATCATCGCGCGCTTGTCGGCGTGATCGGCGGTCGCAGCCGCGTTTACGAGGTGATGCACCGTAAGCGGCGTCTGTCGCTTGAGATGATCCGACGGCTCAACCAACGTTTCGGTATTCCTGTCGAGGTGCTCATCCGCCCAATTCGGGCGCAACGTCGCCGCCGCGCCGCGTAA
- a CDS encoding type II toxin-antitoxin system HigB family toxin — translation MRTIKGEEPNGPPAQNLYARLTRSAAVDLSDGNGRREMVRWACSRIGNDARVLSVRVIARRTLTRFVESLKEQKGQRAVKAALDAWFHEVERARWRNSVEVKQSYATASIVSADRVVFNVKGNDYRLVAAIDYVRQIVFIKWIGTHADCDRIDARRVQYGD, via the coding sequence GTGAGGACGATCAAGGGGGAGGAGCCGAACGGACCGCCAGCGCAAAACCTCTACGCGCGTCTCACGCGCAGCGCCGCGGTGGATTTAAGCGATGGAAATGGTCGTCGAGAGATGGTCAGGTGGGCTTGTTCCCGTATTGGGAACGATGCTAGAGTGCTTTCGGTGCGGGTGATTGCGCGGAGGACGCTCACGCGGTTCGTCGAATCGCTGAAGGAACAGAAGGGGCAAAGGGCGGTCAAGGCAGCCTTGGACGCCTGGTTTCACGAAGTCGAGCGGGCGCGATGGCGAAACTCGGTGGAAGTGAAGCAGAGCTACGCGACCGCCAGCATCGTGAGCGCTGACCGCGTGGTGTTCAACGTCAAAGGGAACGATTACCGGTTGGTTGCGGCGATCGATTACGTGCGTCAGATCGTGTTCATCAAGTGGATCGGGACCCACGCGGACTGCGACAGGATTGACGCAAGGAGGGTTCAGTATGGAGATTAA
- a CDS encoding GrlR family regulatory protein gives MRDGLYRVQFHTQLGIGAGVVLLQGSKLRGGDSRNFYIGTYAESGTRVTAQVTTDKHTDMPGLASVFGADPAHISLAGTVKGDSAEMTGTAAEAPGISFRATLTRIAD, from the coding sequence ATGAGAGATGGTTTGTACAGGGTCCAATTTCACACTCAACTCGGCATCGGCGCCGGCGTGGTTTTGCTTCAGGGAAGCAAGCTCCGAGGCGGTGATTCGCGCAACTTTTACATTGGCACCTATGCTGAAAGCGGAACCCGCGTTACCGCTCAGGTGACGACGGACAAGCACACCGACATGCCGGGTCTGGCTTCCGTTTTCGGAGCGGATCCTGCGCACATCAGCCTTGCAGGAACCGTCAAAGGCGATTCCGCAGAAATGACGGGCACGGCCGCTGAAGCACCCGGCATCAGCTTCCGAGCAACACTCACCAGGATCGCCGACTGA
- a CDS encoding CGNR zinc finger domain-containing protein has product MTVSRKSKAAKDVTATERPEAMKKERILPWLVDLSRVNAGSLAKGRPGDLPNLIYELRQWLDLEPDEPLNAEVRGLEKAPARLQAIIDRVAALLGAVADRKCFRADYSGGNIVLDAGKLGSEGGRALSYRDANLEDAVLRVALDDLYEDVEAALRIQRCEEPECLRVFLAKRKNQKYCGHRCANKMASRVYRKTHGKERAERERARYERQVRGRTAPNVKVARRPRTETGS; this is encoded by the coding sequence ATGACCGTTTCACGAAAATCGAAAGCGGCGAAGGACGTCACAGCTACCGAACGCCCCGAAGCCATGAAGAAGGAGCGAATCCTGCCGTGGCTTGTGGACCTCTCGCGCGTCAATGCTGGTTCACTAGCCAAGGGCCGCCCCGGCGACCTGCCAAACCTGATTTACGAATTACGGCAGTGGCTCGATCTCGAACCCGACGAACCGCTCAACGCGGAAGTACGGGGCTTGGAGAAGGCCCCTGCTCGACTTCAGGCCATCATTGATAGAGTGGCTGCGTTGCTTGGCGCGGTTGCGGATCGGAAGTGTTTCCGGGCCGATTATTCGGGCGGCAACATCGTTCTCGATGCGGGGAAACTCGGCTCCGAGGGCGGAAGAGCTTTGAGCTATCGCGACGCGAATCTAGAGGACGCCGTTCTACGCGTGGCGCTGGACGACCTCTACGAGGATGTTGAGGCTGCTCTCAGAATCCAGCGGTGTGAGGAGCCCGAGTGCTTGAGGGTATTTTTGGCGAAACGGAAGAACCAGAAATATTGCGGCCATCGCTGCGCTAACAAGATGGCGAGCCGAGTTTACCGAAAGACGCATGGGAAGGAACGCGCTGAGCGTGAGCGGGCGCGGTATGAACGTCAGGTCAGAGGGCGCACTGCTCCAAATGTTAAGGTTGCGCGCCGGCCTCGCACGGAAACCGGATCGTAA
- a CDS encoding zincin-like metallopeptidase domain-containing protein has translation MDVYAIVTEKVINLLESGVVPWRRPWTSTGLPRNLITKKPYLGINHFLLSASKFVSPFWLTMRQANQLGGSIRKGEESTIVTFWKVDDTEQSSEEIDSEESEHKNNRRFLLRYYRIFNLEQCEMPSAILEKLPKIETHHHEPITACAEIIGCMPNAPEIVHAGSKAFYSPVTDRVTLPPLELFTSAEEYYATAFHELIHSVGHETRLARESILEVAPFGSPVYSTEELVAEMGAAYLCAESGISPGVIENQAAYVAGCLKKLRDDRRLVVRAAAQAQKAADYILGRFPIPA, from the coding sequence ATGGACGTTTACGCAATCGTGACGGAGAAGGTCATCAACCTGCTGGAAAGCGGCGTGGTGCCGTGGCGCCGGCCGTGGACCTCGACGGGATTGCCGCGCAATCTGATCACCAAGAAGCCGTATCTAGGCATCAACCACTTTTTGCTTTCGGCGTCGAAATTCGTATCGCCCTTCTGGCTGACGATGCGCCAGGCAAACCAGCTTGGCGGATCAATCCGGAAAGGCGAGGAGAGCACGATTGTGACTTTCTGGAAGGTCGACGACACCGAGCAGAGCAGCGAAGAGATCGACTCAGAGGAGAGCGAGCACAAAAACAACCGGCGATTTCTGCTCAGGTACTACCGGATCTTCAATCTGGAACAATGCGAAATGCCGTCCGCGATCCTTGAGAAGCTCCCGAAGATCGAGACGCATCACCACGAACCGATTACCGCGTGTGCGGAGATCATCGGCTGCATGCCGAACGCGCCGGAAATCGTGCATGCCGGGTCGAAGGCCTTTTACAGTCCGGTTACCGATCGCGTGACGCTGCCGCCGCTGGAGCTTTTCACTTCCGCCGAGGAATATTACGCGACCGCTTTTCATGAACTGATCCACAGCGTCGGCCACGAGACGCGGCTTGCGCGCGAATCGATCCTCGAAGTCGCGCCGTTTGGCTCGCCCGTCTATTCCACAGAAGAACTGGTCGCCGAAATGGGAGCAGCATATCTTTGCGCCGAATCGGGAATCTCGCCCGGCGTCATCGAGAATCAAGCGGCGTACGTCGCCGGGTGCCTCAAGAAGCTTCGCGATGATCGCCGGCTCGTCGTTCGCGCCGCCGCGCAAGCGCAGAAAGCGGCCGACTACATTTTGGGCAGGTTCCCGATCCCTGCCTGA
- a CDS encoding helix-turn-helix domain-containing protein — translation MLLEVAADSGDAGILDGRTTQVLAGPVAQGAHGPVVKLPISTIVPRPDQSSRSDREGSAENGSVPFDIDDIMTVDEIAAVLHVPRRWIIRRARKLPFVRQMSRKKYACSRIRLRQWLASRPGSPNGF, via the coding sequence TTGCTGTTGGAGGTGGCGGCGGATTCCGGCGATGCCGGGATACTCGACGGGCGGACCACGCAAGTTCTGGCTGGCCCCGTAGCGCAAGGAGCGCATGGGCCAGTCGTCAAACTGCCAATTTCGACGATCGTGCCGAGGCCAGATCAGTCCTCGCGTTCGGACCGCGAAGGATCCGCTGAGAACGGTAGCGTCCCGTTCGACATCGACGACATCATGACGGTCGATGAGATCGCGGCCGTGCTGCACGTGCCACGGCGCTGGATCATTCGCCGCGCGCGGAAGTTGCCGTTCGTCAGGCAAATGTCGCGAAAAAAGTACGCGTGCTCCCGCATTCGCCTGCGCCAATGGCTCGCGAGCCGACCCGGTTCGCCGAATGGCTTTTGA
- a CDS encoding tyrosine-type recombinase/integrase translates to MGERTTQKKTRGLGLVYQPKYVDPETGKRKTAATWWIQFYVRGVRYRESSRSTNRADAVRLLKHRLSEAAAGKPVGIEVERTTFEDLVRILLDDYRANERRSLRRVMGGVKHLREFFGEYRAIDITEDRINAYIVHRKEQGAANATINRELAALKRAFRLAGRKAGTPPRFQMLRENNTRKGFFEAEQFHAVLKHLPDELKPVFQVAYITGWRVPSEILTRRWQHVDFESNWLRLEPGETKNEEGRMFPLIPELREILAAQRERTRQLELATGRVIPWVFHRDGKPIKDYYTAWDKACRLAGYPDRVAHDLRRTAVRNLERAGVSRSAAMKVTGHKTESIYRRYAIVDEAMLRESAEKLAAFHSFQGQRALKIVPLRRGTEAPEKP, encoded by the coding sequence TTGGGCGAGCGGACTACGCAGAAAAAGACGCGGGGACTTGGGCTCGTTTACCAGCCCAAGTACGTCGACCCTGAGACTGGCAAGCGCAAGACGGCTGCCACCTGGTGGATTCAGTTTTACGTGCGAGGCGTTCGCTACCGCGAATCATCCCGCTCGACCAACCGCGCCGACGCCGTCCGATTGCTGAAGCATCGCCTTTCGGAAGCTGCGGCCGGCAAGCCGGTCGGCATCGAGGTCGAGCGGACGACCTTCGAGGACCTGGTCCGAATCCTGCTGGACGATTATCGAGCGAACGAACGCCGGAGTCTTCGGCGAGTGATGGGCGGCGTCAAGCACCTCCGTGAATTCTTCGGCGAGTATCGCGCGATCGATATCACGGAGGATCGAATCAACGCGTACATCGTGCATCGCAAGGAGCAGGGTGCTGCGAACGCCACGATCAATCGCGAGCTCGCGGCGCTCAAACGCGCGTTCCGGTTGGCTGGCCGAAAGGCCGGAACGCCGCCGCGATTTCAGATGCTACGAGAGAACAACACGCGGAAGGGGTTCTTCGAAGCCGAGCAATTCCACGCCGTACTGAAACACCTGCCGGATGAGCTGAAGCCGGTCTTCCAGGTGGCATACATAACCGGCTGGCGCGTGCCGTCAGAGATTTTGACGCGGCGCTGGCAGCATGTGGATTTCGAGAGTAACTGGCTCCGCCTGGAACCGGGGGAGACGAAGAACGAGGAAGGCCGGATGTTCCCGCTGATTCCGGAGCTTCGGGAGATCCTGGCGGCACAAAGGGAGCGGACGCGGCAGCTGGAACTCGCGACTGGCCGCGTCATTCCGTGGGTATTCCATCGCGATGGCAAGCCGATCAAGGACTACTATACGGCCTGGGACAAGGCCTGTCGGCTTGCGGGCTATCCCGACCGCGTGGCGCACGATTTGCGACGGACAGCCGTCCGAAATCTCGAGCGCGCTGGAGTATCCCGCTCAGCTGCGATGAAGGTGACCGGCCATAAGACCGAATCGATCTATCGCCGATACGCGATCGTCGACGAAGCCATGTTGCGCGAGAGCGCGGAGAAGCTCGCGGCCTTTCATTCCTTTCAAGGGCAACGCGCTCTCAAGATAGTTCCGCTTCGTCGCGGCACGGAAGCGCCAGAAAAACCCTAA